A stretch of Plutella xylostella chromosome 10, ilPluXylo3.1, whole genome shotgun sequence DNA encodes these proteins:
- the LOC105382958 gene encoding matrix metalloproteinase-2 — translation MQRYGYLPAPADADVQPAYTPRSVADAVRKMQAFAGLPPTGVLDEETKQLFTRKRCGVKDIPNPRRRRFVITQGWANKSISFRVMNGAKLLSRYQVEELMTAALAVWAPYGGLQFVRKDAGKADIEVSFTTGDHGDMTPFDGPGQALAHAFGPPTGAMHFDDDELWVGHMTSSEDDEDFYEMTDFFAVAVHEAGHALGLWHSEVPSSVMYPYYQGTVELDMDDIMAMHELYMKDDQSETTDSPLAAPYTRPGEGAADGEGAGEGAGRGEEEDTPDICFSNYDAIQVIRGKIFVFEDEWLWVLNSRRVVAPGYPVRYQHLFAGLPARVALVRALYEKSNGNVVIFSGREYWEFDTNFYLTYTGNLSDYQLPETVTELTTVFLSNYNNKTYLISDEQFWRFDEAASKMDARYPKSMAAWRQLPYPIDAAIIWEGDTYFFQGPQFWRFDNARVAAHPYYPLPVARVWFPCEFRNDI, via the exons ATGCAGCGCTATGGCTACCTGCCGGCGCCTGCGGATGCGGACGTGCAGCCCGCGTACACGCCGCGGTCCGTCGCGGACGCCGTCCGCAAAATGCAGGCCTTCGCCGGACTGCCGCCGACGGGGGTGTTGGATGAGGAGACTAAGCAG ctgTTCACAAGAAAGCGCTGCGGCGTAAAAGACATACCGaacccccgccgccgccgcttcgTGATCACACAGGGCTGGGCCAACAAGAGCATCAGCTTCCGCGTCATGAACGGGGCCAAGTTGTTGAGCCGATACCAGGTCGAGGAGCTGATGACGGCAGCCCTGGCCGTGTGGGCGCCGTACGGAGGGTTGCAGTTTGTGAGGAAGGACGCGGGGAAAGCGGACATTGAGGTGTCGTTCACTACTGGCGATCATGGTGATAT GACCCCATTCGACGGTCCGGGCCAAGCGCTAGCCCACGCGTTCGGCCCGCCCACCGGCGCCATGCACTTCGACGACGACGAGCTGTGGGTGGGCCACATGACGTCATCAGAGGACGACGAAGACTTCTACGAGATGACGGACTTCTTCGCCGTGGCCGTCCACGAGGCGGGGCACGCGCTGGGGCTGTGGCACTCGGAGGTGCCGTCTAGTGTCATGTACCCGTACTACCAGGGGACCGTCGAGCTGGACATGGACGATATCATGGCCATGCATGAGTTGTATA TGAAAGACGACCAGTCGGAGACTACAGACAGTCCTCTAGCTGCGCCCTACACGCGGCCGGGCGAGGGGGCGGCGGACGGCGAAGGGGCAGGGGAGGGTGCGGGGAGAGGGGAGGAAGAGGACACGCCAGACATCTGCTTCTCCAACTACGATGCGATACAGGTGATCCGAGGGAAGATCTTCGTGTTTGAGGATGAG TGGCTGTGGGTGCTAAACAGTCGCCGCGTGGTGGCTCCAGGCTACCCGGTCCGCTACCAACACCTGTTCGCCGGCCTGCCCGCGCGCGTCGCGCTCGTTCGCGCCCTCTATGAGAAGAGCAATGGAAATGTGGTTATATTCTCTG GAAGAGAGTACTGGGAATTCGACACCAACTTCTACCTAACATACACAGGCAATCTATCCGACTACCAGCTACCGGAAACAGTGACCGAGTTGACTACTGTGTTCCTCTCCAACTACAACAATAAGACCTATTTGATCAGCGACGAACAGTTCTGGAGGTTCGACGAAGCGGCGTCCAAGATGGACGCCAGGTATCCAAAGAGCATGGCCGCTTGGAGACAACTTCCGTATCCGATAGACGCCGCCATTATTTGGGAAGGAG ACACATACTTCTTCCAAGGGCCTCAGTTCTGGCGGTTCGACAACGCGCGCGTGGCGGCGCACCCCTACTACCCGCTGCCCGTCGCGCGCGTCTGGTTCCCGTGCGAGTTCAGAAATGACATATAA
- the LOC105382938 gene encoding thioredoxin reductase 1, mitochondrial isoform X2 — protein MAPIDGTFEYDLAVLGGGSGGLACAKEAVNLGAKVAVFDYVSPSPQGSKWGLGGTCVNVGCIPKKLMHQAALLGESIHEATAYGWEIPSVEQVNINWASLTEAVQNHIKSVNWVTRVDLRDKKIEYINGLGEFKDPHTIVATLKNGSKKEVTAKHVVIAVGGRPHYPDIPGALDYCITSDDIFSLSSPPGKTLVVGAGYIGLECAGFLRSLGFDATVLIRSVPLRGFDQQMANIVTAEMEEKGVKFHHKTVPLSVEKLDDGKLKVRWQNTATEEKFEDVFDTVLMATGRYALTKQLNLPAAGVTCLSNNGKVIAETEQTNVPHIYAVGDVLEGRPELTPVAILAGRLLARRVFAGAQQHMDYENVATTVFTPLEYGCVGISEETATQRYGADNIEVYHAYYKPTEFFIPQRNIKNCYLKAVAERAAPQRVLGLHFVGPVAGEVIQGFATAIKCGLTMELLMNTVGIHPTVAEEFTRLNITKRSGKDPNPASCCS, from the exons ATGGCTCCCATTG ATGGAACCTTTGAGTACGACCTGGCGGTGCTGGGTGGAGGGTCGGGAGGGCTGGCGTGTGCCAAGGAGGCGGTGAACCTCGGAGCCAAGGTGGCCGTGTTCGACTATGTGTCTCCCTCACCGCAAGGATCCAAGTGGGGTCTCGGTGGAACTTGTGTGAATGTTGGATGTATCCCCAAGAAGTTGATGCACCAGGCTGCTCTGCTCGGAGAAAGCattcat GAAGCGACCGCCTACGGCTGGGAGATCCCCTCAGTGGAACAAGTGAACATCAACTGGGCGAGCCTGACTGAGGCCGTGCAGAACCACATCAAGTCCGTCAACTGGGTCACCAGGGTCGACCTGAGGGACAAGAAGATTGAATACATCAACGGACTTGGAGAGTTCAAGGACCCGCACACGATTGTGGCGACGCTGAAGAATGGCAGCAAGAAGGAG GTGACGGCGAAGCACGTCGTGATCGCGGTGGGCGGGCGGCCGCACTACCCGGACATCCCCGGCGCGCTCGACTACTGCATCACCAGCGACGACATCTTCAGCCTGAGCTCCCCGCCAGGCAAGACGCTGGTCGTCGGCGCTGGAT ACATCGGTCTCGAATGCGCGGGCTTCCTCCGCTCGCTCGGCTTCGACGCGACCGTCCTCATTCGCTCGGTGCCGCTGCGGGGCTTCGACCAACAGATGGCCAACATCGTCACCGCCGAGATGGAGGAGAAGGGAGTCAAGTTCCACCACAAGACGGTCCCGCTGTCGGTGGAGAAGCTGGATGATGGGAAGCTCAAAGTACGCTGGCAGAACACCGCTACTGAGGAGAA GTTCGAGGACGTGTTCGACACGGTGCTGATGGCGACGGGGCGCTACGCACTCACCAAGCAGCTCAACCTGCCCGCGGCCGGGGTCACC TGCCTCAGCAACAACGGCAAGGTGATCGCGGAGACGGAACAGACCAACGTGCCCCACATCTACGCAGTGGGCGACGTGTTAGAAGGCCGCCCGGAGCTCACCCCCGTGGCGATACTGGCGGGCCGACTGCTTGCTAGACGGGTGTTCGCCGGCGCGCAGCAACACATGGACTATGAGAATGTGGCCACCACCGTGTTCACGCCGCTGGAGTATGGGTGTGTCGGGATTAGCGAGGAGACTGCCACGCAGAG ATACGGCGCGGACAACATCGAGGTCTACCACGCGTACTACAAGCCGACGGAGTTCTTCATCCCGCAGCGCAACATCAAGAACTGCTACCTGAAGGCGGTGGCGGAGCGCGCGGCGCCGCAGCGCGTGTTGGGGCTGCACTTTGTAGGCCCCGTGGCCGGCGAGGTCATACAGGGCTTCGCTACGGCTATCAA ATGCGGTCTGACCATGGAACTGCTGATGAACACGGTGGGCATCCACCCCACGGTGGCCGAGGAGTTCACGCGCCTCAACATCACCAAGCGCTCCGGCAAGGACCCCAACCCCGCCTCCTGCTGCAGCTAA
- the LOC105382938 gene encoding thioredoxin reductase 1, mitochondrial isoform X1, which yields MTILNKVLRVNYTIKPLSRLDNVLLIARRSLSNGTFEYDLAVLGGGSGGLACAKEAVNLGAKVAVFDYVSPSPQGSKWGLGGTCVNVGCIPKKLMHQAALLGESIHEATAYGWEIPSVEQVNINWASLTEAVQNHIKSVNWVTRVDLRDKKIEYINGLGEFKDPHTIVATLKNGSKKEVTAKHVVIAVGGRPHYPDIPGALDYCITSDDIFSLSSPPGKTLVVGAGYIGLECAGFLRSLGFDATVLIRSVPLRGFDQQMANIVTAEMEEKGVKFHHKTVPLSVEKLDDGKLKVRWQNTATEEKFEDVFDTVLMATGRYALTKQLNLPAAGVTCLSNNGKVIAETEQTNVPHIYAVGDVLEGRPELTPVAILAGRLLARRVFAGAQQHMDYENVATTVFTPLEYGCVGISEETATQRYGADNIEVYHAYYKPTEFFIPQRNIKNCYLKAVAERAAPQRVLGLHFVGPVAGEVIQGFATAIKCGLTMELLMNTVGIHPTVAEEFTRLNITKRSGKDPNPASCCS from the exons ATGACAATTCTCAACAAAGTTCTGAGGGTGAATTACACAATTAAACCGCTCAGCCGGTTAGATAACGTGCTTTTAATAGCGCGTAGAAGTCTCAGCA ATGGAACCTTTGAGTACGACCTGGCGGTGCTGGGTGGAGGGTCGGGAGGGCTGGCGTGTGCCAAGGAGGCGGTGAACCTCGGAGCCAAGGTGGCCGTGTTCGACTATGTGTCTCCCTCACCGCAAGGATCCAAGTGGGGTCTCGGTGGAACTTGTGTGAATGTTGGATGTATCCCCAAGAAGTTGATGCACCAGGCTGCTCTGCTCGGAGAAAGCattcat GAAGCGACCGCCTACGGCTGGGAGATCCCCTCAGTGGAACAAGTGAACATCAACTGGGCGAGCCTGACTGAGGCCGTGCAGAACCACATCAAGTCCGTCAACTGGGTCACCAGGGTCGACCTGAGGGACAAGAAGATTGAATACATCAACGGACTTGGAGAGTTCAAGGACCCGCACACGATTGTGGCGACGCTGAAGAATGGCAGCAAGAAGGAG GTGACGGCGAAGCACGTCGTGATCGCGGTGGGCGGGCGGCCGCACTACCCGGACATCCCCGGCGCGCTCGACTACTGCATCACCAGCGACGACATCTTCAGCCTGAGCTCCCCGCCAGGCAAGACGCTGGTCGTCGGCGCTGGAT ACATCGGTCTCGAATGCGCGGGCTTCCTCCGCTCGCTCGGCTTCGACGCGACCGTCCTCATTCGCTCGGTGCCGCTGCGGGGCTTCGACCAACAGATGGCCAACATCGTCACCGCCGAGATGGAGGAGAAGGGAGTCAAGTTCCACCACAAGACGGTCCCGCTGTCGGTGGAGAAGCTGGATGATGGGAAGCTCAAAGTACGCTGGCAGAACACCGCTACTGAGGAGAA GTTCGAGGACGTGTTCGACACGGTGCTGATGGCGACGGGGCGCTACGCACTCACCAAGCAGCTCAACCTGCCCGCGGCCGGGGTCACC TGCCTCAGCAACAACGGCAAGGTGATCGCGGAGACGGAACAGACCAACGTGCCCCACATCTACGCAGTGGGCGACGTGTTAGAAGGCCGCCCGGAGCTCACCCCCGTGGCGATACTGGCGGGCCGACTGCTTGCTAGACGGGTGTTCGCCGGCGCGCAGCAACACATGGACTATGAGAATGTGGCCACCACCGTGTTCACGCCGCTGGAGTATGGGTGTGTCGGGATTAGCGAGGAGACTGCCACGCAGAG ATACGGCGCGGACAACATCGAGGTCTACCACGCGTACTACAAGCCGACGGAGTTCTTCATCCCGCAGCGCAACATCAAGAACTGCTACCTGAAGGCGGTGGCGGAGCGCGCGGCGCCGCAGCGCGTGTTGGGGCTGCACTTTGTAGGCCCCGTGGCCGGCGAGGTCATACAGGGCTTCGCTACGGCTATCAA ATGCGGTCTGACCATGGAACTGCTGATGAACACGGTGGGCATCCACCCCACGGTGGCCGAGGAGTTCACGCGCCTCAACATCACCAAGCGCTCCGGCAAGGACCCCAACCCCGCCTCCTGCTGCAGCTAA
- the LOC105382937 gene encoding C-factor: protein MKSVLITGANRGLGLGMVKHLTKQNKAENIFATCRTPSDELKQLAQENKNLHILNLDLTNLNSFGDVVPKISQVMGDQGLNLLINNAGISTKFTKLQLVKSEQLLENLTVNTVAPIMLTKALLPVLKQAADKHSDRPVGAERAAVINLSSILGSIEKNDQGGFYPYRCSKAALNAATKSMSLDLKKDRILVACIHPGWVKTDMGGKNAPLDVETSVQGMLDTILQLKEGDSGKFLQFDGTELPW from the exons ATGAAGTCAGTTTTAATCACTGGAGCCAACAGGGGCTTGGGACTCGGAATGGTGAAACACCTCACCAAACAGAACAAGGCCGAAAACATATTCGCGACATGCCGAACCCCATCCGAT gaacTCAAACAGCTTGCTCAGGAGAACAAGAACCTCCACATTTTGAATTTGG ATTTAACAAACCTGAATAGCTTCGGTGATGTGGTACCGAAAATATCACAAGTGATGGGTGACCAAGGATTGAATCTTCTAATTAACAATGCAGGGATTTCCACCAAGTTTACTAAATTGCAATTGGTGAAATCGGAACAGCTCCTGGAGAATCTTACTGTTAACACCGTAGCACCAATAATGCTTACAAAG GCTCTCTTACCCGTATTGAAGCAGGCAGCTGACAAGCACAGCGACCGGCCGGTCGGCGCGGAGAGGGCCGCCGTCATCAACCTCAGCTCCATACTCGGATCGATTGAAAAGAACGACCAAGGAGGATTCTACCCCTACAGGTGCTCTAAG GCCGCGCTAAACGCAGCCACAAAGTCAATGAGCTTGGACCTCAAGAAGGACCGCATCCTGGTGGCGTGCATCCACCCCGGCTGGGTGAAGACCGACATGGGCGGGAAAAACGCACCCCTAGACGTCGAGACCAGTGTGCAAGGGATGCTAGATACCATACTCCAGTTGAAAGAGGGAGACAGTGGCAAGTTCTTGCAGTTTGACGGAACAGAATTGCCATGGTGA